In a single window of the Campylobacter hyointestinalis subsp. lawsonii genome:
- a CDS encoding RluA family pseudouridine synthase, giving the protein MNEFISSCSGRLDQILSLELKTSRNQISELIKNSNVLVNDKISNKPSFKVLVGDKICFDLPKKAEEIAKQKVDFDVEILYEDEDILVVNKPANLVVHPAPSVKEATLVEWLKSKNYTLSTINADVRAGIVHRLDRGTSGVLAVAKNNAAHAALSAQLADKSMGRIYLALSDLSLKENIIVEKPIGRNEQNRLKKAVVSGGRYAKSAFANILDDDDVNLVCAKLFTGRTHQIRVHLASINRHILGDNLYGFKNKIAKINRVMLHAYILNLIHPKSGKKLEFVAALPQDFYEILHTKFNKETINEKINPKFISAMFDDSHQWVCSKLAK; this is encoded by the coding sequence TTGAATGAATTTATCTCTAGTTGCTCAGGCAGACTAGATCAAATTCTCTCTTTAGAACTTAAGACTTCTAGAAATCAAATAAGCGAACTTATAAAAAATTCAAATGTTTTAGTAAATGATAAAATTTCAAATAAGCCGTCTTTTAAAGTTTTAGTAGGCGATAAGATCTGTTTTGATCTTCCAAAAAAAGCAGAAGAGATAGCCAAACAAAAAGTTGATTTTGATGTAGAAATTTTATACGAAGATGAAGATATACTAGTAGTAAATAAACCTGCAAATTTAGTCGTGCATCCAGCTCCAAGCGTAAAAGAAGCGACTTTAGTAGAATGGCTAAAATCAAAAAATTATACGCTTTCAACCATAAATGCAGATGTTAGAGCAGGTATCGTTCATAGATTAGATCGTGGCACTAGCGGAGTTTTAGCAGTAGCTAAAAACAATGCCGCTCACGCAGCGCTGAGCGCTCAGCTAGCAGATAAAAGTATGGGAAGAATTTATTTAGCTCTTAGCGATCTTAGTTTAAAAGAAAATATCATAGTAGAAAAGCCTATAGGTAGAAATGAGCAAAACAGGCTAAAAAAAGCAGTTGTTAGTGGTGGCAGATATGCTAAATCGGCATTTGCAAATATTTTAGATGATGATGACGTAAATTTGGTTTGTGCGAAGCTATTTACAGGTAGAACTCATCAGATAAGAGTGCATTTAGCAAGTATAAACCGCCATATTTTAGGCGATAATTTATACGGTTTTAAGAACAAGATTGCTAAAATTAATAGAGTTATGCTACACGCATATATTTTAAATTTAATACATCCAAAAAGCGGTAAGAAGCTAGAATTTGTAGCTGCATTACCGCAAGATTTTTATGAAATTTTACATACTAAATTTAACAAGGAGACTATAAATGAAAAAATTAATCCTAAATTTATCAGCGCTATGTTTGATGACTCTCATCAGTGGGTGTGCTCCAAGCTCGCCAAGTAA
- a CDS encoding cell division protein FtsX: MRSFKNHIGVIFPLVILLFGVEFSLMVNKIVQNYELAMGNDYNIIIVSQNELNATVLKDEINTFKEIIPLDTKSVLDRLKEDISAKNLSILGNALPKFYSLKLNSFPSSKYMKTIKDKLLKIEGVKKVETFSKTHDKIYKMLVLSKKVFECFIVITSLMGIALIFKQMKIWLYEHKRRVEIMTLFGAPYWLKSAMLYKLAIIDSMFATVLVIAIYAVLPNLDIVNSTIFGLGFDIPSLDLATDSVILFGASIIVSIVAVSLVMLKSRDN; encoded by the coding sequence ATGAGATCGTTTAAAAATCATATCGGCGTTATATTTCCATTAGTCATACTGCTTTTTGGAGTAGAGTTTAGCCTGATGGTAAATAAGATAGTGCAAAACTACGAATTGGCTATGGGAAATGATTATAACATCATCATAGTCAGTCAAAATGAGCTAAACGCTACTGTTTTAAAAGATGAAATAAACACATTTAAAGAGATAATTCCGCTTGATACAAAGAGTGTTTTAGATAGACTCAAAGAGGATATCTCAGCAAAAAATTTATCTATATTGGGTAATGCTTTACCAAAATTTTATTCGCTTAAATTAAACAGCTTTCCTAGTTCAAAATATATGAAAACTATAAAAGACAAACTGCTTAAGATAGAAGGCGTAAAAAAAGTCGAAACGTTTTCTAAAACGCATGATAAAATTTATAAAATGCTTGTTTTATCAAAAAAGGTATTTGAATGCTTTATCGTCATTACCTCTCTTATGGGTATCGCACTCATCTTCAAACAGATGAAAATTTGGCTTTATGAGCATAAGCGTAGAGTTGAGATTATGACTTTATTTGGAGCTCCATATTGGCTAAAATCAGCGATGCTTTATAAACTAGCTATTATCGATAGTATGTTTGCAACTGTTTTAGTTATAGCGATATACGCGGTTTTACCAAATTTAGATATCGTAAATAGTACTATTTTTGGACTAGGTTTTGATATACCTAGTTTAGATCTAGCTACTGATAGTGTTATTTTATTTGGCGCTTCGATAATCGTATCTATAGTAGCAGTTAGTTTAGTAATGTTAAAATCAAGAGACAACTAG
- the trmB gene encoding tRNA (guanosine(46)-N7)-methyltransferase TrmB, giving the protein MPNFIVANLKDTPYPFGEKNVSFIWSADDESESLVYTKSNESEFFLTVKKRENDYVIKGEKITRPASLGLLQSALVCYRDLNTSNIKSEAIAIKNDKQLEKKEYIFNDKEFLEYLRTSKFKKIYIEIGFGSGRHLLYQAKENPGVLIVGIEVYKPCVEQVNNLAASLNLKNVILLNLDARLVLSLIGSNLVDKVFLHFPIPWEKSEKRRVVSASFASEVQRILKVSGKFELRSDDRGYSDFTISHFLNLDDSQIQIYKNRFLEVSSKYEDRWIRQNKDIYDVIFTNSINSKMQNLDGDFEFGSVDESFVLSKFKNTIFKEDNYFVHIERLYKKKSGGVLIRVAFGSFYRPEHCYILVENDFADYFIKKPLLTPENLKAHQKIREYLTCKTL; this is encoded by the coding sequence ATGCCAAATTTCATAGTCGCAAATTTAAAAGATACCCCTTATCCTTTCGGAGAAAAAAACGTTTCATTTATCTGGAGCGCAGACGATGAGAGTGAGAGTCTTGTCTATACAAAATCAAACGAAAGCGAATTTTTTCTAACTGTAAAAAAGAGAGAAAACGACTATGTTATAAAGGGCGAAAAGATAACTCGCCCAGCGTCTCTTGGGCTTTTGCAAAGTGCTTTGGTATGCTATAGAGATCTAAATACGTCTAATATAAAGAGCGAAGCCATTGCTATAAAAAATGATAAACAGTTAGAAAAAAAAGAGTATATTTTCAATGATAAAGAGTTTTTAGAATATCTTCGCACTTCTAAATTTAAAAAAATATATATAGAGATAGGTTTTGGTAGCGGCAGACATCTTTTATATCAAGCTAAAGAAAATCCGGGCGTCCTAATAGTCGGCATAGAAGTCTATAAGCCTTGTGTAGAGCAAGTAAATAATCTTGCGGCTAGTTTAAATTTAAAAAACGTGATTCTTTTAAATTTAGACGCTAGGCTAGTTTTGTCTTTAATAGGATCAAATCTAGTAGATAAGGTATTTTTACATTTTCCTATTCCGTGGGAAAAATCCGAAAAGAGAAGAGTAGTTAGCGCATCATTTGCTAGTGAAGTTCAAAGGATTTTAAAGGTGTCTGGTAAATTTGAGCTAAGAAGCGATGATAGGGGATATAGCGATTTTACCATATCTCATTTTTTAAATTTAGACGATAGCCAAATTCAAATCTATAAAAATAGATTTTTAGAAGTATCTAGCAAATACGAAGATAGATGGATAAGACAAAATAAAGATATCTATGATGTTATCTTTACGAATTCCATAAACTCAAAAATGCAAAACTTAGATGGGGATTTTGAATTTGGCAGTGTTGATGAGAGCTTTGTTTTATCTAAATTTAAAAATACCATTTTCAAAGAAGATAATTATTTTGTGCATATCGAAAGACTTTATAAGAAAAAGTCCGGTGGTGTTCTTATAAGGGTCGCTTTTGGATCTTTTTATCGCCCTGAGCATTGCTATATTTTAGTAGAAAATGACTTTGCGGATTACTTTATCAAAAAACCTCTTTTAACACCTGAAAATTTAAAAGCACACCAAAAAATAAGGGAGTATTTGACTTGCAAAACATTGTAG
- a CDS encoding FtsW/RodA/SpoVE family cell cycle protein, whose translation MIRLDKRILTHFDFVQPILIVPIVALSYSLVSEASAMLANKQIVYFGVGFLFFIFFFLLPIRKIEWLIPAVYWINIILLISVDIFGVSKLGAQRWLEIPFVHFTIQPSEIMKPAFVLMLAYLIKKNPPDIKGYNLKQFLKISFFILLPFGLILVEPDLGTALLLLITGYGVLFIIGVNKKIWIVLIACTAISTPILYENLHNYQKKRIVDFISKEPSYQVKQSIIAIGNGGITGKSAEEATQTRFKFLPIATSDFIFAYTIERYGFIGGMALILLYGFLIAHLLSMNYKLKKDYFTKTVTSGIAILVFVYVSVNIFMAIGFAPVVGIPLPFYSYGGSSFITFMALFGILQNLLTFRFDPTYRFIKIKF comes from the coding sequence TTGATACGATTAGACAAGCGTATTTTAACGCATTTTGATTTTGTTCAGCCGATATTAATCGTGCCGATCGTAGCTTTATCATATAGTTTGGTTTCAGAAGCAAGTGCGATGTTAGCAAACAAACAAATTGTCTATTTTGGCGTAGGCTTTTTATTTTTTATATTTTTTTTCTTACTTCCTATTAGAAAAATCGAATGGCTGATACCAGCAGTTTATTGGATAAATATTATTTTGCTAATCAGCGTAGATATATTTGGGGTTAGCAAACTTGGGGCTCAAAGATGGCTTGAGATACCTTTTGTGCATTTTACTATACAGCCAAGCGAGATTATGAAACCAGCGTTTGTGCTTATGCTTGCGTATTTGATAAAGAAAAATCCGCCCGATATAAAAGGCTACAATCTAAAGCAATTCCTTAAGATCAGTTTTTTCATACTACTTCCTTTTGGTCTTATCTTAGTAGAACCAGATCTTGGAACCGCACTTTTACTTCTTATAACAGGATATGGAGTGCTGTTTATAATAGGCGTAAATAAAAAAATTTGGATAGTTCTTATAGCTTGTACGGCGATATCTACACCTATACTTTATGAGAACTTACACAACTATCAAAAAAAACGGATAGTTGATTTTATCTCTAAAGAGCCTAGCTATCAAGTAAAACAATCCATCATAGCTATAGGAAACGGCGGAATTACCGGAAAATCTGCCGAAGAAGCTACTCAGACTAGATTTAAATTTTTACCTATCGCAACTAGCGATTTTATCTTTGCTTATACTATCGAACGTTATGGATTTATCGGAGGAATGGCTCTTATACTTTTATATGGTTTTTTGATAGCTCACCTTCTTAGTATGAACTATAAGTTGAAAAAAGATTATTTTACAAAAACGGTTACTAGCGGGATAGCTATCCTTGTGTTTGTATATGTGAGCGTAAATATATTTATGGCTATCGGATTTGCCCCAGTTGTCGGGATCCCTTTGCCATTTTATAGTTATGGAGGAAGCAGTTTTATAACATTTATGGCGCTTTTTGGGATATTACAAAACTTGCTTACATTTAGATTTGATCCTACTTATAGGTTTATAAAAATCAAATTTTAA
- a CDS encoding fibronectin type III domain-containing protein, whose amino-acid sequence MKKLILNLSALCLMTLISGCAPSSPSKVNPNLPTINSLKTISDMTQIAFEWTPINDESVNGYYLYRSNPNDNNKMGMVAKIKDRFSTHYVDTGLAPSTEYIYDLRTYDKNGNVSNAGQGVVATTAKLIESVSFAQAIYGLPNRVKILWRPHPDARVASYLIERNDISSDKWYQIATVTGRLNAEYIDDGLDPNHNYRYRIFVRTVDGITSAPSQVISAQTKALPNLVTNVSATTNLPKKITLTWDPNTNDDFSHFVVYRSSNKIFPLMKLAETTATEYTDLINENGAQMYYKVTAIDKDGLESPKQQNDVVGSTLTSPKAPYITDANFNGLSIYLSWNSGSDFRSVKYTILKSGPSGDEVLQDITSNEYSDSNIQMGGKYIYKIIGVDEYGINSDASKQAVVEAK is encoded by the coding sequence ATGAAAAAATTAATCCTAAATTTATCAGCGCTATGTTTGATGACTCTCATCAGTGGGTGTGCTCCAAGCTCGCCAAGTAAAGTAAATCCAAATTTGCCTACAATAAATAGTCTCAAAACTATCAGCGATATGACGCAAATAGCTTTTGAATGGACTCCTATCAATGATGAAAGCGTTAATGGCTACTACTTATACAGATCAAACCCAAACGATAATAATAAAATGGGAATGGTTGCTAAGATAAAAGATAGATTTTCAACTCACTACGTAGATACTGGTTTAGCGCCTTCTACTGAATACATATATGATCTAAGAACATATGATAAAAATGGTAATGTTTCAAACGCCGGACAAGGCGTAGTCGCGACTACAGCAAAGCTCATAGAGTCTGTCTCGTTTGCTCAAGCGATCTATGGTTTGCCAAATAGAGTAAAGATACTTTGGAGGCCTCATCCAGATGCTAGAGTGGCATCTTATCTTATAGAAAGAAATGACATATCAAGCGATAAATGGTATCAGATAGCAACCGTAACAGGTAGGTTGAATGCCGAATATATCGATGATGGCTTAGATCCAAATCACAATTACAGATATAGGATATTTGTAAGGACTGTTGATGGCATAACATCAGCTCCAAGCCAAGTGATATCTGCTCAAACAAAGGCGTTGCCAAATTTGGTTACAAATGTGAGTGCGACGACGAATTTACCTAAAAAGATAACCTTAACATGGGATCCAAATACAAACGATGATTTTTCTCATTTTGTGGTTTATAGGTCATCAAATAAGATATTTCCACTTATGAAGCTTGCTGAAACTACCGCTACTGAATATACTGATCTTATCAATGAAAATGGCGCTCAAATGTATTATAAAGTTACTGCTATAGACAAAGATGGATTAGAGAGTCCAAAACAGCAAAACGACGTAGTTGGAAGTACGCTAACATCGCCAAAAGCACCATATATTACAGATGCAAATTTTAATGGTTTAAGCATATATCTAAGTTGGAATTCTGGAAGTGATTTTAGGAGCGTGAAATATACTATATTAAAGTCAGGTCCAAGCGGAGATGAGGTTTTACAAGATATAACAAGCAATGAATATAGCGACTCAAATATCCAAATGGGCGGTAAATATATTTATAAAATTATCGGCGTTGATGAATATGGTATAAACTCAGACGCATCAAAACAAGCTGTCGTAGAAGCTAAGTAA
- a CDS encoding murein hydrolase activator EnvC family protein, which produces MLKFLFCIFFTLSLFGASVADKIQDKQDTLKSAKKLETQLNKKIEELASDIIKGESSVKETAKQIEELSKQVTELESKAQSANSELNELSAQNEGLVKNQKDMEKKLIRIISEDFAYDLIAPNEYEESEESIIANEVLDKLNSVMKDEFKKLAKDYESTLNLIKTKSDKIGIIKSDLREFKLKALKLKGLQNKQKDNLESLKQDKEIYSKKLADIQNQQDELRKTLEQLQILAKKQSQKTESKTESITTQNSKGDIKQFGSSYQTSNVKKYTGEKTIAPLDDFIVKQKFGDYIDPIYNIKIFNESVVLRSKQGDAKVKSVLPGTVVFAKDTAVLDKVVIVENSGGIHTIYAHLNKIAPTIKVGSKVKQGYVIGRVKQDLTFEVTQKSYHIDPLELISLK; this is translated from the coding sequence ATGCTGAAATTTTTATTTTGTATCTTTTTTACGCTAAGTCTTTTTGGCGCTAGCGTGGCTGATAAAATTCAAGATAAGCAAGATACATTAAAATCGGCTAAAAAGCTTGAAACTCAGCTCAATAAAAAAATAGAAGAACTAGCTAGTGATATCATAAAAGGTGAATCTAGTGTAAAAGAGACAGCAAAACAGATAGAAGAACTCTCAAAGCAAGTTACTGAGCTAGAGAGTAAAGCTCAGAGTGCAAATAGCGAGCTAAACGAGCTAAGCGCACAAAATGAAGGTCTTGTAAAAAATCAAAAAGATATGGAAAAAAAGCTGATTCGCATCATCAGTGAGGACTTTGCTTATGATCTTATCGCCCCAAACGAGTATGAAGAGAGCGAAGAGAGCATCATAGCAAATGAGGTTTTAGATAAGTTAAACTCAGTTATGAAAGACGAGTTTAAAAAGCTCGCAAAAGACTATGAGAGCACTTTAAATTTGATAAAAACAAAATCAGATAAGATCGGAATCATAAAGTCAGATCTTAGAGAATTTAAGCTAAAAGCATTGAAACTTAAAGGATTGCAAAATAAGCAAAAAGATAATCTTGAGAGTCTAAAGCAAGACAAAGAGATATATTCCAAAAAATTAGCAGATATTCAAAATCAACAAGATGAGCTTAGAAAAACGCTTGAACAGCTTCAAATTTTGGCTAAAAAACAGAGTCAAAAAACAGAGTCAAAAACCGAGTCTATCACAACTCAAAACTCAAAAGGCGACATAAAACAGTTTGGTTCTAGCTACCAAACGAGCAATGTGAAAAAATATACGGGTGAAAAAACAATAGCCCCGCTTGATGATTTTATAGTTAAACAAAAATTTGGAGACTATATCGATCCTATCTACAATATCAAAATCTTTAATGAATCAGTAGTTCTTCGCTCAAAACAAGGCGATGCAAAGGTCAAAAGCGTATTGCCAGGCACCGTTGTATTTGCTAAAGATACTGCTGTTTTAGATAAAGTAGTTATAGTAGAAAATAGCGGAGGCATACATACGATATATGCTCATCTTAATAAGATAGCTCCGACGATAAAAGTAGGCAGTAAGGTAAAACAAGGTTATGTCATAGGTAGAGTAAAGCAAGATCTGACGTTTGAAGTTACTCAAAAAAGTTATCATATAGATCCGCTTGAGCTTATAAGCCTTAAGTAA
- the pyrH gene encoding UMP kinase — protein sequence MGDKKRVLVKFSGEALAGENGFGIDTHILKFIASEIKELVLNNVEVGIVIGGGNIIRGVSAAKDGIIKRTSGDHMGMLATVINAIAMREALEHSGISVRVQSAIKMEAICETFIMGRAGRHLEKGRVVIFAAGTGNPFFTTDTAATLRAIEISADMIIKATKVNGVYDKDPMKFIDAVLLNEISYEKAMDDSIKVMDDTAIALAKDNKLPIVVCNMFKKGNLLKIINGDYSNCSVVKN from the coding sequence ATGGGCGATAAAAAAAGGGTTTTGGTCAAATTTTCAGGCGAAGCATTAGCTGGTGAAAATGGTTTTGGTATAGATACGCATATTCTTAAATTTATAGCAAGTGAGATAAAAGAGTTAGTTTTAAATAATGTCGAAGTCGGTATAGTCATAGGCGGAGGAAATATTATTAGGGGCGTGAGTGCAGCAAAAGATGGTATCATAAAAAGAACGAGCGGAGATCATATGGGAATGCTTGCGACTGTTATCAACGCCATAGCTATGAGAGAAGCTTTAGAGCATAGTGGGATTAGCGTAAGAGTTCAAAGCGCCATTAAAATGGAAGCTATATGTGAGACGTTTATCATGGGTAGAGCCGGACGTCATTTAGAAAAAGGTCGCGTTGTGATATTTGCTGCAGGAACAGGAAATCCGTTTTTTACAACAGATACAGCTGCTACTCTTAGAGCCATTGAGATAAGTGCAGATATGATCATAAAAGCTACAAAAGTAAATGGCGTGTATGATAAAGATCCGATGAAATTTATAGATGCGGTTTTACTAAATGAGATAAGTTATGAAAAAGCTATGGATGATAGCATAAAAGTTATGGACGATACAGCAATAGCGTTAGCAAAAGACAATAAACTTCCGATAGTAGTTTGTAATATGTTTAAAAAAGGGAATTTATTAAAAATTATTAACGGCGATTATTCTAATTGCTCAGTAGTTAAAAATTAA
- a CDS encoding RelA/SpoT family protein, which produces MLLKAVDYCVRLHDGQFRKSGEPYAIHPILVCSFVAHMGADESMLIASLLHDVVEDTECSEDEIKFEFGQEVMNLVRGLTKIVAIRENELVSSSSNEKLAASALTFRKMLLVSIEDVRVLVIKLCDRLHNMLTLGALRPDKQKRIAEETLVVYAPIAHRLGISSLKNILEDLSFKYVLPNEYAVIDSYINEHKQQLQLKINSFSQKVSEKLLTNGFTEDSFEIQKRIKHYYSIYLKMQRKGISMEEVLDLLAVRILVQNPKDCYLALGILHINFNPLISRFKDYVALPKQNGYQTIHTTIFDNKAIIEAQIRTFDMHKTAEYGVAAHWKYKSGGLISPKLDWLSDISSVESEERSVEDLYEYAKDSLYVEDIAVYSPKGGIFTLPRGATALDYAYEIHSEVGLHAKEAYVNRVRVPLLTELKNGDIVRIVTGDEAHYRCSWLTSVKTGKARATIRNFCRQKIRDINYQVAVDILVGIFNVQESKILNWLEKENLSKKISRAATDSVYLQDVVNALKKYPKEDKLFGLGFANKYEVKKQKFDNIVVYSNHKINAVEFDYCCNPKRGDDIIGFRSGHNVVVHHKLCERAAKFMENKDEMIFVKWTRNAPHRYKVILSIENKRGSLAAFLTYLAKLNVDLVTITLNESDDSVAGDYFDVTIELNENLDSNAIRDRLKERYKIVEFKSLSDAYHNQGE; this is translated from the coding sequence ATGCTTCTTAAAGCAGTAGATTATTGCGTGCGTTTGCACGATGGGCAGTTTAGAAAAAGTGGTGAGCCTTACGCCATACATCCTATACTTGTGTGCTCATTTGTAGCACATATGGGTGCGGACGAAAGTATGCTTATAGCTTCGCTTTTGCACGATGTTGTCGAAGATACAGAGTGTAGTGAAGATGAGATTAAATTTGAGTTCGGGCAAGAGGTTATGAATTTAGTAAGAGGACTTACAAAGATAGTAGCCATAAGAGAAAATGAGCTCGTAAGTTCTAGTTCTAATGAAAAACTAGCCGCTTCTGCACTTACTTTTAGAAAAATGCTTTTAGTATCTATAGAAGATGTTAGGGTGCTTGTTATAAAGCTTTGTGACAGACTTCATAATATGCTTACTCTTGGTGCTTTAAGACCAGATAAACAAAAACGTATAGCAGAAGAAACTTTGGTAGTTTATGCCCCTATCGCTCATAGACTAGGTATCTCCTCTCTTAAAAATATACTAGAAGATCTAAGTTTTAAATATGTGCTCCCAAATGAATACGCAGTTATTGATTCATATATAAATGAACATAAACAACAACTTCAGCTAAAGATAAACTCTTTTAGCCAAAAAGTTAGCGAAAAGCTACTCACAAATGGTTTTACGGAAGATAGTTTTGAAATTCAAAAGCGTATAAAACATTATTATTCTATCTACTTAAAAATGCAAAGAAAAGGTATCAGTATGGAAGAGGTCTTAGATCTCTTAGCTGTTCGTATTTTAGTACAAAATCCAAAAGATTGTTATTTGGCGCTTGGAATTTTACATATAAACTTCAATCCTTTAATATCTAGATTTAAAGATTATGTTGCTTTGCCAAAACAAAATGGCTATCAAACCATACACACTACTATTTTTGATAATAAAGCTATCATAGAAGCTCAGATCAGAACATTTGATATGCATAAAACCGCAGAGTACGGCGTGGCTGCTCACTGGAAATACAAAAGTGGAGGTCTTATCTCTCCAAAACTTGACTGGCTAAGTGATATAAGTTCAGTTGAGAGTGAAGAAAGAAGCGTAGAAGACCTTTATGAATACGCTAAAGATAGTTTGTATGTAGAAGATATCGCCGTGTATTCGCCAAAGGGCGGAATTTTCACACTTCCTAGAGGTGCTACGGCACTTGATTATGCTTACGAAATCCACTCAGAAGTCGGACTTCACGCAAAAGAAGCTTATGTAAATAGGGTAAGAGTGCCTCTTTTGACTGAGTTAAAAAACGGAGATATAGTTCGCATCGTGACAGGCGATGAAGCCCATTATCGATGTTCATGGCTTACTAGCGTTAAAACAGGAAAGGCAAGAGCTACAATCAGAAACTTTTGTAGGCAAAAGATCAGAGATATAAATTATCAAGTTGCTGTAGATATTTTAGTTGGTATATTTAATGTGCAAGAATCCAAAATATTAAATTGGCTTGAAAAAGAAAATTTAAGTAAAAAAATATCTCGCGCCGCAACTGATTCTGTTTATCTTCAAGATGTTGTAAATGCTCTAAAAAAATATCCTAAAGAAGATAAGCTTTTTGGACTTGGTTTTGCAAATAAATATGAAGTTAAAAAACAAAAATTTGACAATATCGTAGTGTATTCAAATCACAAAATAAATGCTGTTGAGTTTGATTATTGTTGCAATCCAAAAAGAGGAGATGATATCATCGGCTTTAGATCTGGGCACAATGTAGTAGTTCATCATAAGCTTTGCGAAAGAGCTGCTAAATTTATGGAAAATAAAGATGAGATGATATTTGTCAAATGGACAAGAAATGCCCCACATCGCTACAAGGTGATCCTTAGCATAGAAAATAAAAGAGGAAGTTTGGCTGCATTTTTGACATATTTGGCTAAATTAAATGTCGATCTAGTAACGATCACTTTAAATGAAAGCGATGATTCTGTGGCTGGTGATTACTTTGATGTTACTATAGAATTAAATGAAAATTTAGATAGTAATGCTATAAGAGATAGACTAAAAGAGAGATATAAGATAGTTGAGTTTAAATCTCTATCTGATGCTTATCATAATCAAGGAGAGTAA
- a CDS encoding cell division ATP-binding protein FtsE, whose protein sequence is MQNIVEARNLTISYEKNLNVINNVSFDIGVSDFVFITGKSGSGKSTLLKSMYGDIGINSGSMNICLNELNGISRSNLALLRQKIGIIFQDFRLINEWNVEKNVMLPLIIKGYNQSVCQKQAAKLLKHVNLLHKADKFPLELSGGEQQRVAMARSIAHNPQLLLCDEPTGSLDEYSSDVIWSLLKSAKEGLGTCVVVVTHKIPSSLRIAYRHLELVGGAINEIV, encoded by the coding sequence TTGCAAAACATTGTAGAGGCTAGAAATTTAACGATCTCTTATGAAAAAAATTTGAACGTTATAAATAACGTTAGTTTTGATATAGGCGTTAGCGATTTTGTATTTATAACCGGAAAAAGCGGAAGTGGCAAATCAACTCTTTTAAAATCTATGTACGGCGACATAGGCATAAATAGCGGTAGTATGAATATCTGTTTGAACGAGCTAAATGGTATAAGCCGTTCAAATTTAGCACTTCTTAGACAAAAAATTGGCATTATTTTTCAAGATTTTAGGCTTATAAATGAGTGGAATGTTGAGAAAAATGTGATGCTTCCTTTGATCATCAAAGGTTATAATCAATCAGTATGCCAAAAACAAGCCGCGAAGCTTTTAAAACATGTAAATTTACTTCATAAAGCTGACAAATTTCCCTTAGAGCTTAGTGGCGGTGAGCAGCAGCGTGTCGCAATGGCAAGATCGATAGCTCATAATCCTCAGCTTTTGCTTTGTGATGAGCCTACTGGAAGCTTAGATGAGTATTCAAGTGATGTTATTTGGTCGCTTTTAAAGTCCGCAAAAGAAGGACTTGGAACTTGTGTTGTTGTAGTTACGCATAAAATTCCATCAAGTCTTAGGATAGCATATAGACATCTTGAACTAGTCGGCGGAGCGATAAATGAGATCGTTTAA
- a CDS encoding DNA-directed RNA polymerase subunit omega, producing the protein MQRTEEIASKALNALDNDRYKLSLLVAKRAEALAQGDAPLVKLDNAKIKFTDIALREIAEGKIALEGLVESNK; encoded by the coding sequence ATGCAAAGAACAGAAGAAATAGCATCAAAAGCATTAAATGCACTTGATAATGATAGATATAAATTGTCATTACTTGTAGCAAAAAGAGCCGAAGCATTAGCCCAGGGCGATGCTCCACTTGTAAAATTAGATAATGCAAAAATTAAATTTACAGATATAGCGTTGCGTGAGATAGCTGAGGGAAAAATCGCATTAGAGGGATTAGTTGAATCAAATAAATAG